The Thermasporomyces composti region TTGACATCTTAGTGAGTGGACGCTAACTTCCCCAGCCGCAATGTAGTTAGCAGTCACTAATAACTTCGGAGGACTCCGTGCACGACGTTCGTCGCGGCTGGTGGACCGTGGCGGTGGTGTCCGTGACGACGTTCATGGCGGCGCTGGACAACTTGATCGTCACGGTCGCGCTCCCGGTCATCCGGACCGAGCTCGACGCGTCCCTCGAGTCACTGGAATGGACGGTCAACGCCTACACCCTGGCGTTCGGCGTCTCGCTGATCCCGGCCGCGGCCCTGGCCGAACGCTTCGGTCGCCGACGCTTCTTCCTCGCCGGGCTCGCGCTCTTCACTCTCGCGTCCGCCTGGGCCGGCCTCGCCTCGTCCCCCGCCACCCTCGTCGCGGCGCGACTGGTCCAAGGCGTCGGCGGAGCGGTGGTAACACCGCTGTCGCTGACGCTCATCGCCCACCAGGTCCCGCGTGAACGACGAGGCCCGGCGTTGGGCACCTGGTCAGCCGCCACCGCCCTCGGTATCGCGCTCGGACCGCTGGTCGGCGGCGCCGTCGCCGACACCGCTGGATGGCACTGGATCTTCTGGATCAACGTCCCCGTCGGCCTGGCGCTGCTGCCCATCGCAGCCGTCGTCCTGCTGCCCAGCAGAGGCGCCCGCGAGCCGGTCGACCTCGTTGGGTTCGCCCTGGTGACCAGCGGGTTGTTCGGGGTGGTGTTCGGCCTCGTCCGATCCAACGCCTCGGGGTGGGGCAGCCCGCTGATCGTCGGCTCACTGTCGGTCGGTGTGGTCCTGCTGACAGCGTTCGTGCTCTGGGAGTCGCGCGCGGCCACGCCCATGGTGCCCCTACGGTTCTTCACGCGGCGTCGGTTCGTCGTCACGAACGTCGTCGGGTTCCTCATGAGCTTCGGCGTCTTCGGCTCGGTGTTCCTACTCACCCAGCTGCTCCAGTCGCTGTTCGACTTCGGCCCCTTCGACGCCGGGCTACGGATGCTGTTCTGGTCCGGAGCGACGACGCTCGTCTCGCCCGTCGCGGCCTCCCTCGCCGAGCGGTTCGGACCACGCCCGTTCATGGCCGCGGGCCTTGGCTTGCTCGCCGTCGCGTTCGTCTGGATCGCGGTGACCGCGTCGGTCGGAATGTCGTGGGTCGGACTCATCCCGCCCTTCGTCCTGGGCGGCATCGGGAACTCGCTGGCCTTCGCGCCGGCCGCCAGCGCGGTGCTGGCCGCGGTCGCCACCGAGGACGCCGGTCGGGCCTCGGGGGTCAACAACGCGATCCGCGAGGTGGGCGGGGCGTTCGGCGTCGCCGTGCTGGCGACCGTCTTCGCGCACCACGGTGGGTTCGCCTCCGTCCAGGACATCCTCGACGGGACCAGACCCGCCGTCCTGGTCGGCGCGGCGTTCGTCGCCGTCGGGGCCGTGGCCGCCCTGTTCTACGGGAGCGTCCGACCCGCCGTCCGACGGCCGGAAGCCGAGCAGGTGACGCGGGAGCCCAGCCTGGTCTGAGCGACCGGCTCAGGTGATCGTGGGAGGCTCAGAGGTCGATCTCACCCCGGGCCGTGAGGACCGCCGGACCGGTGAGCACGACGTGCTGGTCAGCGCGGAACGACACGGTGAGACTGCCGCCGGGGACGTCGATCCGGTACGCCTCGCCGGCCGGCAGGTTGACCTGCTGGTCGGCGAGGTGGTCGACCGCGGCCGCCACCACCGCGACCGAGCAGGCGCCGGTCCCGCAGGAGCGGGTCTCGCCCACGCCACGCTCGTGGACCCGCATCGCCAGGTGTCGTGATCCACGCCAGACGGCGAACTCGATGTTCACACCCTTGGGGAACGCCTCGCTCGGGGACCACGTCGGCTGCTCCACCAAAGGCCCAGGGTCGGCGAGGTCGTCGACGAACGCGACCGCGTGCGGGTTCCCCATGTCAACTGGCACGGCCGGCCAGGAGCGACCGGCGGCGCTCACCATGACCGCGCTCGGCCCAGGAAGGCGAGGGCGACCCATGTCAACGCTGAGTTGACTATCGTCCTCGAACCGCACGCGCTTCACGCCAGCCCGCGTCCCCACCGGCAGCTCGACGCTCGGGTCGACGAGACCGTGGACCCGGAGGTAGTGGGCGAAGACTCGCACGCCGTTGCCGCACATCTCCCCAGTGGAACCGTCGGCGTTGCGGAAGTCCATGAACCACTCGGCCTCGTCGGCGTACGGGCGACCGTCGTCGAGCGCCGCCGAGCGGACCACCCGCAGCACACCGTCGGCCCCCACACCTCGACGGCGGTGGCACAGCTCGCGCACCAGACCTTCGTCGAGGCGCATCGTGCCGTCCGGGTCATGCAGCAGCACGAAGTCGTTCTCCGTGCCGTGGCCCTTCACCCACGAGATCGTGCCCATGCTCACCTTCGTCGTGATCTCGCCCGCGCGCCGAGGAGCGTCGCCTTCGCCCGGATTCCGCCCCGTTCACCTGTCGCTTCGGATGTCGGGATCGGGCTGCCGGCGGACTGGTGGCTCGCTCCCGCGCCGTCCGGGCTCCAGCCTAGAGTCCGATCGGCGCTTGGGTCTGATCGACCCTGGAGTCCGACGAGCCGTCCGGCCGGGCCTGCTCGGACCCCCGCGCGGACTACTCGGCGTGGCCACCTGTCTCAGCGACCGACGGGGTGGACGACCATGGCGGAGCCACCGCCACGCCGAGTGGGTTCGGCGACCGCGACGACGTAGCCGCGACGTCCGAACTCCAACGCCGTGGCGGCCCCGATCTCCTCGATCTCGGAGAACTGGTGCCCCATCGCGGCGAGGGCTCGCCCCTGCGCCGAGGCGATGAACGCGGGCTCGGCCTGCGTGACGGCGTTCCGAGGCGACACCCTGGGCGCGGCGACCGCCTCGGGGAGTCCCATCCCGAGCTCCAGCCGGTTGAGCAGCGTCTAGAGCACCGTCGTGATGATCGTCGCTCCGCCCGGACTGCCCAGGGCGAGGAAGGGCCGACCATCGGCGAGCACGATCGTCGGCGCCATCGACGAGCGTGGGCGCTTGCGAGGGCCGGGCAGGTTCGGGTCGGGCGCGTCACCCTGTGTCGGCGCGAAGCTGAAGTCGGTCAGCTCGTTGTTGAGGAGGAAGCCACGGTCGGGCACGACCATCCCGTTGCCACCGGTCGCCTCGATGGTGAGGGTGTAGGACACCACGTTGCCCCACCGGTCGGAGACGGTCAGATGGGTGGTCGAGGGACCCTCGTGCTGGCCGCCACGCGCCGGCGGCGCCTGGGCGCCGCAGGGGTTGTACTCACCGTCGGGGACGCCGGGCGGCACCGGCTTGGGCAGCACCTCGTCGAGCCGAATGTGGCAGGCGCGTTCTTCCGCGAAGCCCTGCGACAGCAGCTCGTCCAGCGGGACGTCCACCTGGTCGGGGTCGCCGACGTATCGGTCACGATCGGCGAACGCCAACGCGCTCGCCTCCAGGTAAGCGTGCAGCGCGAGGCGCTCCCGGCTGGCACGGGAACCGGTCGTCCGCGGCAAGACGGTCTCGAGGATGTTGAGCGCCTCGCCGACCGTCGAGCCACCCGACGACGGCGGTCCCATGCTGTAGACGTCGAGTCCCTCGTAACGCACGTGAGTAGGGCGACGGAACGGCGCGTCGTAGCCCGCCAAGTCCTCGACCGTCATCGCGCCCGGCCGCACCGCCCGGTTGGCGTCCGGTGCCACCGGCGGCTTGCGTACCGTGTTGACGATCGCGGCGGCCAACGTCCCGTGGTAGAACTCCTCGACGCCCTCCCGAGCGAGGAGTCGGTAGGTGGCGGCGAGGTCGCGATTGCGGAAGACCGAGCCCACCGCTGGCGGGCGACCGTGTGGGAGGTAGAGCTCGCGCGTCGAGGTGAAGTCGTCGAAGATGTCGGCGTTCTGGGCGATCTGCGACCGGAACGTCTCGTCCACCACGAACCCCCGCCGCGCGACGCGGATCGCCGGGCCCAGTGCGCGCCGCAGCGACCAGGTGCCCCACGTGTCGAGGGCCCGTTGCCACGTCGCCGGTGTCCCCGGGACGCCAACCGAGAGCCCGCTGACCCGGGCCTCCTCGAACGGCAGCGGCTCCCCTGTGGCGGGATCGAGGAACAGCCGTTCCGTGGCCGCGGCCGGCGCGGTCTCGCGGCCGTCGATGGTGTGGACCCTGCGAGTGCGCGCGTCGTAGTAGACGAAGAAGCCTCCACCACCGATGCCTGCGGAGAAGGGCTCGGTGACGCCGAGCGTCGCGGCGGCCGCGACCGCCGCGTCGACCGCGTTGCCTCCGCGGCGGAGGACCTCGATCCCCGCCCTCGTCGCGTGCGGGTCCACGGTCGAGACCGCACCACCGTACCCGCGCGCGACCGCCTGCTTCGGTACGTCCCGGCGTCCGGCGAGCTTCGCCGACCGCGACGTCTCGTCAGCCCCCGCGGCGGAGGCGGGAGCCGCGCGAGCGTGCTCGGGCGCCGGTGCCGCGAGGACGGCGGAGCCGCCTGCTACCGACGTCGCCAGGGCCACGGCCGCCGCGATGGTCCGTCGCATCACAGTGCTCCCCTCCCCGCTGTGGGCTCCCCTCGAGTCGGGTCCCCTCGGCCTGCTCCCGGTCGGCTCTCTTCCGCGCATGCCCACCGCGGTCGCACCGGGAACCTCGCCCAGTGCTTCGAGGTTAGGCGCGAGTCGGGCTAGCCGGAAGCATCCGTGACGATTCGGACCGCTCGGTCGACCAGGTCCGGCGCGTCGTAGGGCAGCCAGTGGATCCGGGGGTCGCGGCGGAACCACGAGTCCTGGCGGCGCACGAACCTGCGCGTGATCCGCACCGTCTCCTCCTTGGCCTCCTCTTCCGTGAGGCGACCGTCGAGGTAGGCCAGCACCTGTGCGTAGCCGTGGGCGCGGCTGGCCGTCGGGCTCTCGCGCAAGCCGGCCTCCGCCAGGCGCCGGACCTCCTCGACCCATCCGGCGGCCCACATGCGGTCGACGCGGGCTCGGATCCGCTCGTCCAAGACGTCCCGAGGCACGTCAAGGCCGACTTGACGCACGTCCGGAAACGCGTACGTGTGATCGGGCAGGCTCGCGGTGAACGGACGGCCGGTGATCTCGACGACCTCGAGCGCGCGCACGATACGTCGGCCGTTGGAGGGCAGGATTCGCGCTGCCGCCTCCGGATCCACCGCCGCCAGCCGGCGGTGCATCGCCTGCGGTCCCACCCGCTGAAGCT contains the following coding sequences:
- a CDS encoding DHA2 family efflux MFS transporter permease subunit, whose protein sequence is MHDVRRGWWTVAVVSVTTFMAALDNLIVTVALPVIRTELDASLESLEWTVNAYTLAFGVSLIPAAALAERFGRRRFFLAGLALFTLASAWAGLASSPATLVAARLVQGVGGAVVTPLSLTLIAHQVPRERRGPALGTWSAATALGIALGPLVGGAVADTAGWHWIFWINVPVGLALLPIAAVVLLPSRGAREPVDLVGFALVTSGLFGVVFGLVRSNASGWGSPLIVGSLSVGVVLLTAFVLWESRAATPMVPLRFFTRRRFVVTNVVGFLMSFGVFGSVFLLTQLLQSLFDFGPFDAGLRMLFWSGATTLVSPVAASLAERFGPRPFMAAGLGLLAVAFVWIAVTASVGMSWVGLIPPFVLGGIGNSLAFAPAASAVLAAVATEDAGRASGVNNAIREVGGAFGVAVLATVFAHHGGFASVQDILDGTRPAVLVGAAFVAVGAVAALFYGSVRPAVRRPEAEQVTREPSLV
- the dapF gene encoding diaminopimelate epimerase, with the translated sequence MGTISWVKGHGTENDFVLLHDPDGTMRLDEGLVRELCHRRRGVGADGVLRVVRSAALDDGRPYADEAEWFMDFRNADGSTGEMCGNGVRVFAHYLRVHGLVDPSVELPVGTRAGVKRVRFEDDSQLSVDMGRPRLPGPSAVMVSAAGRSWPAVPVDMGNPHAVAFVDDLADPGPLVEQPTWSPSEAFPKGVNIEFAVWRGSRHLAMRVHERGVGETRSCGTGACSVAVVAAAVDHLADQQVNLPAGEAYRIDVPGGSLTVSFRADQHVVLTGPAVLTARGEIDL
- the ggt gene encoding gamma-glutamyltransferase — protein: MRRTIAAAVALATSVAGGSAVLAAPAPEHARAAPASAAGADETSRSAKLAGRRDVPKQAVARGYGGAVSTVDPHATRAGIEVLRRGGNAVDAAVAAAATLGVTEPFSAGIGGGGFFVYYDARTRRVHTIDGRETAPAAATERLFLDPATGEPLPFEEARVSGLSVGVPGTPATWQRALDTWGTWSLRRALGPAIRVARRGFVVDETFRSQIAQNADIFDDFTSTRELYLPHGRPPAVGSVFRNRDLAATYRLLAREGVEEFYHGTLAAAIVNTVRKPPVAPDANRAVRPGAMTVEDLAGYDAPFRRPTHVRYEGLDVYSMGPPSSGGSTVGEALNILETVLPRTTGSRASRERLALHAYLEASALAFADRDRYVGDPDQVDVPLDELLSQGFAEERACHIRLDEVLPKPVPPGVPDGEYNPCGAQAPPARGGQHEGPSTTHLTVSDRWGNVVSYTLTIEATGGNGMVVPDRGFLLNNELTDFSFAPTQGDAPDPNLPGPRKRPRSSMAPTIVLADGRPFLALGSPGGATIITTVL
- the miaA gene encoding tRNA (adenosine(37)-N6)-dimethylallyltransferase MiaA, with protein sequence MELGVDRARVAGEAEAVHGGHATAGHLIAGDASAEHAATGRVVAVVGPTAAGKSDLAVELALRLGGEVINADSMQLYRGMDIGTAKLTLEQRRGVPHHVMDVLDIRDTATVAEFQGWARAAIHDCHARGVLPIVVGGSALYIRAVLDRFEFPGTDPAVRRSLEVELQRVGPQAMHRRLAAVDPEAAARILPSNGRRIVRALEVVEITGRPFTASLPDHTYAFPDVRQVGLDVPRDVLDERIRARVDRMWAAGWVEEVRRLAEAGLRESPTASRAHGYAQVLAYLDGRLTEEEAKEETVRITRRFVRRQDSWFRRDPRIHWLPYDAPDLVDRAVRIVTDASG